Proteins found in one Planococcus citri chromosome 2, ihPlaCitr1.1, whole genome shotgun sequence genomic segment:
- the Dna2 gene encoding DNA replication ATP-dependent helicase/nuclease DNA2 isoform X1: protein MSSGKSKAKLSKQCDTNRQTSIRSFFSSNFRKTIAAESNSRNAPLSKPVGKAVIEKKYEKQALLENEVTACKKNTENSRPVLSTNYNCVSSGSSFDKSQSCVSASEKRKYETDDVLADLLGELENSSPEDYNYLQSLAPSKKIVNTPRKSETELDTKRPKLSPSLLKNEIAEITNGTNSRNEPLRVKVKVNKRRESNKIPPANSPAMKKSSEQSHSDSEVPKCLVDIENLADLLNSDCDDWLASTCDLNLNEWTYCKVNSVQYSAIGLTLTLQKAAKPSETVGSSTTTCVLRGCWLDTPVKEGDVVCVKAHFDPKNNHWLVNNERGFITVHPDVLITGTGIVGSLFCQRRSVLSYIFPSFDPPNVSMIVGSLVHELLQEVLRKEIHTLDGIQQVVDNLVSSKRTLYSAYECDVAVTVIRSQLEEFSPKIFSFVNTYMKGSNSSNDSKTWSGEILQILSIEENFWIPQLGIKGKTDVVLKARKNDKIKILPLELKTGRASNSSEHRGQVILYLIMMSEIGTDVDAGLLFYLRENKITEINPKHAERSGLMCMRNGLVNYIVTNETPIQISETEFKLPDLPEPINHHNGCAKCPYLTVCSASLSKQHRESLSKSNPLNELSVQALTHLTDSHIRYVFFWLGLLKLEEWERKKNRTFDISDLWHVKVAEREARGYCVSNLRLQSADVLGSRFLHKMRRISNDGDVRALNNCSLIEGDYVVVSKGRRYAIASGYVDTIEERDIFLKLDRMLEKDDKECYVVDKYSMFDGLLGFNTSSLLLLFENTAPAYNLRSVIIDSVIPSFTSQVACSVQDHSILRTLNETQKNAILNTLRADHYTLIKGMPGTGKTATVVALVKLLVSLNYSVLITSHTHSAVDNILLRLKDSEVDFLRLGSYVRVHDSLKNYCEDHVLEKHNFKTVEDLENFYNKKQVIAVTCMGCSHVVFRKRRFDYCIVDEATQVLQPSVIKPLFCSKKFVLIGDPDQLPPVVQSKKASLLGLSESLFKKLDRSPVTSVLNLQYRMNSQIMQLANSFAYENALECANELVSSATIVSNPSKINSQVPDWMKLVLSNNLDHSIILLDTSNMKTASPISEYSNQNEADITFSIVHNLNEVFDKNHDVGIIAPFREQVKLLRNMAPAECPIEINTVDQYQGRDKDVIIYSCTKASSAADVGILSDKRRLTVAITRAKRKLILIANVTVLRTYAVFDELFSFIPKTNIVQVTGM, encoded by the exons ATGAGCTCGGGAAAATCAAAAGCG AAACTATCAAAACAGTGCGATACGAACAGACAGACATCCATTCGAAGTTTCTTCTCAAGTAATTTTCGAAAGACGATCGCCGCCGAAAGTAATTCAAGAAACGCTCCTTTATCGAAAC CAGTAGGGAAAGCAGTCATCgaaaagaaatatgaaaaacagGCTTTGCTGGAAAATGAAGTAACtgcatgtaaaaaaaatactgaaaacagCAGACCAGTTTTATCGACCAACTACAACTGTGTTAGCAGTGGATCATCGTTCGATAAATCTCAATCTTGCGTCAGCGctagtgaaaaaagaaaatacgaaACCGACGACGTTCTTGCCGATTTACTGGgtgaattggaaaattcatcgcCGGAAGACTACAATTATTTACAATCGCTcgctccttcaaaaaaaattgttaatacTCCGCGAAAGAGTGAAACTGAACTGGACACAAAACGTCCGAAACTATCTCcttctttattgaaaaatgaaatcgctGAAATCACGAACGGTACGAATTCCAGAAACGAACCGTTGCGCGTTAAGGTGAAAGTGAACAAACGTCGTGAAAGTAACAAAATTCCGCCGGCAAATTCGCCTGCGATGAAAAAATCCTCGGAGCAAAGTCATTCTGATTCAGAAGTTCCAAAATGTCTAGTCGATATAGAAAATTTGGCTGATTTATTAAACAGCGATTGTGACGATTGGTTAGCTTCGACTTG CGATTTGAACCTGAACGAATGGACATACTGCAAAGTAAATTCTGTTCAGTATTCCGCTATTGGTTTGACCCTGACGTTACAAAAAGCCGCCAAACCGTCCGAGACAGTTGGTTCATCAACAACCACTTGCGTGCTGAGAGGATGCTG GTTGGATACCCCGGTTAAGGAAGGGGACGTTGTTTGCGTGAAAGCTCATTTTGATCCGAAAAATAATCACTGGCTGGTTAACAACGAGCGAGGCTTCATCACCGTACATCCGGATGTTTTGATCACAGGCACTGGGATCGTTGGTTCGTTATTTTGTCAAAGACGTTCTGTTCTCAGTTACATTTTTCCCAGCTTCGATCCACCTAACGTCTCCATGATAGTCGGGTCTCTGGTTCACGAGTTGCTGCAAGAG GTTTTAAGAAAAGAAATCCACACATTGGATGGTATACAACAAGTGGTTGACAATCTAGTCAGTTCTAAACGCACCTTATACTCAGCTTACGAATGTGATGTTGCTGTAACAGTTATTAGATCTCAATTAGAAGAATTTTCGcctaaaattttctcatttgtgAATACTTATATGAAGGGATCAAATAGCTC aaacgatTCGAAAACGTGGTCAGGAGAAATTCTACAGATATTGAGCATCGAAGAGAATTTTTGGATTCCGCAGCTGGGAATTAAAGGAAAAACTGATGTCGTTCTAAAAGCtcgaaaaaacgataaaattaag ATTTTACCATTGGAATTAAAAACTGGTCGAGCGAGCAATTCTTCGGAACACAGAGGACAAGTCATACTGTATTTGATCATGATGAGTGAGATCGGCACCGACGTTGACGCTGGATTATTATTCTATCTCAG AGAAAACAAGATAACTGAAATAAATCCTAAACATGCCGAACGAAGCGGACTAATGTGTATGAGAAACGGTTTAGTCAACTACATTGTTACCAACGAAACACCAATCCAGATATCGGAGACCGAATTTAAATTGCCCGATCTACCGGAGCCGATCAATCATCATAATGGTTGCGCTAAATGTCCATATTTAACCGTATGTTCGGCATCTCTTAG TAAGCAACATCGAGaaagtttatcaaaaagtaATCCGTTGAACGAATTGAGCGTTCAAGCATTAACTCATTTGACCGATTCGCACATCCGCTACGTATTTTTCTGGCTCGGTTTGCTCAAACTCGAAGAATGGGAACGAAAGAAAAATCGAACTTTTGATATATCTGATTTGTGGCACGTGAAAGTTGCCGAAAG AGAAGCACGCGGATATTGCGTGAGCAATTTACGCTTGCAAAGCGCCGACGTCCTCGGAAGTAGATTTTTACATAAGATGAGACGAATCTCCAATGATGGGGATGTTAGAGCGCTCAACAATTGCTCCTTAATCGAAGGCGATTACGTAGTTGTTAGCAAAGGACGTAGATACGCCATAGCCAGCGGATACGTTGATACGATAGAAGAAcgagatatatttttgaaacttgacag aatgttgGAAAAAGACGACAAGGAGTGTTACGTAGTGGATAAATATTCCATGTTCGACGGCTTACTAGGATTTAACACTTCTAGCCTACTTCTGCTATTCGAAAATACTGCTCCCGCGTATAATCTTCGATCTGTAATTATAGACTCTGTGATTCCTTCGTTCACTTCTCAAGTGGCTTGTTCTGTTCAAGATCACAGCATCTTGCGTACTTTGAACGAAACTCAGAAAAACGCCATTCTGAATACTTTACGAGCTGACCATTACACGCTCATCAAAGGAATGCCCGGAACTG GCAAAACAGCGACCGTCGTTGCATTAGTTAAATTACTCGTATCGTTGAATTACTCCGTACTGATTACCAGCCATACGCATTCGGCTGTCGACAATATTTTATTGCGTTTGAAAGATAGCGAAGTTGACTTTCTGCGACTTGGGTCCTACGTAAGGGTACACGATTCGCTGAAGAACTACTGCGAAGATCACGTGCTGGAAAAACATAACTTTAAAACTGTTGAAGATTTGGAGAATTTCTACAATAAAAAG CAAGTAATAGCGGTCACTTGTATGGGATGCTCTCACGTGGTATTCAGAAAACGTCGATTCGATTATTGTATCGTAGACGAAGCTACTCAAGTTTTACAACCATCTGTGATAAAACCATTATTCTGtagtaaaaaatttgttctaattGGTGATCCGGATCAACTTCCACCAGTTGTACAGTCGAAAAAAGCTAG TCTTCTAGGTTTAAGCGagagtttatttaaaaaattggacaGATCGCCAGTTACATCTGTCTTGAATCTGCAATATCGAATGAACTCGCAAATAATGCAACTAGCAAATTCGTTCGCATACGAAAACGCGCTAGAATGCGCCAACGAACTTGTTAGCTCAGCTACTATCGTTAGCAATCCGTCCAAAATAAACAGCCAAGTTCCAGACTGGATGAAATTAGTGTTATCGAACAATCTGGATCACTCGATTATCTTATTAGATACGTCCAATATGAAGACAGCTTCTCCGATATCCGAATATTCCAATCAGAACGAAGCTGATATTACTTTTAGTATCGTACACAACTTGAACGAG GTTTTCGATAAGAATCACGATGTCGGTATTATAGCTCCGTTTCGTGAACAAGTAAAACTTCTTCGTAATATGGCTCCAGCGGAGTGTCCTATTGAAATTAACACCGTAGATCAATACCAAGGCAGAGATAAAGACGTGATCATTTATTCCTGCACCAAAGCATCTAGTGCAGCg gatgTTGGAATTCTGAGCGATAAACGACGTCTCACCGTAGCCATCACTCGAGCTaaacgaaaattgattttaatcgcCAATGTTACCGTTCTACGAACTTACGCCGTGTTTGACGAATTATTCAGTTTTATTCCGAAGACAAACATCGTTCAAGTTACTGGCATGtag
- the Dna2 gene encoding DNA replication ATP-dependent helicase/nuclease DNA2 isoform X2 — MSSGKSKAKLSKQCDTNRQTSIRSFFSSNFRKTIAAESNSRNAPLSKLGKAVIEKKYEKQALLENEVTACKKNTENSRPVLSTNYNCVSSGSSFDKSQSCVSASEKRKYETDDVLADLLGELENSSPEDYNYLQSLAPSKKIVNTPRKSETELDTKRPKLSPSLLKNEIAEITNGTNSRNEPLRVKVKVNKRRESNKIPPANSPAMKKSSEQSHSDSEVPKCLVDIENLADLLNSDCDDWLASTCDLNLNEWTYCKVNSVQYSAIGLTLTLQKAAKPSETVGSSTTTCVLRGCWLDTPVKEGDVVCVKAHFDPKNNHWLVNNERGFITVHPDVLITGTGIVGSLFCQRRSVLSYIFPSFDPPNVSMIVGSLVHELLQEVLRKEIHTLDGIQQVVDNLVSSKRTLYSAYECDVAVTVIRSQLEEFSPKIFSFVNTYMKGSNSSNDSKTWSGEILQILSIEENFWIPQLGIKGKTDVVLKARKNDKIKILPLELKTGRASNSSEHRGQVILYLIMMSEIGTDVDAGLLFYLRENKITEINPKHAERSGLMCMRNGLVNYIVTNETPIQISETEFKLPDLPEPINHHNGCAKCPYLTVCSASLSKQHRESLSKSNPLNELSVQALTHLTDSHIRYVFFWLGLLKLEEWERKKNRTFDISDLWHVKVAEREARGYCVSNLRLQSADVLGSRFLHKMRRISNDGDVRALNNCSLIEGDYVVVSKGRRYAIASGYVDTIEERDIFLKLDRMLEKDDKECYVVDKYSMFDGLLGFNTSSLLLLFENTAPAYNLRSVIIDSVIPSFTSQVACSVQDHSILRTLNETQKNAILNTLRADHYTLIKGMPGTGKTATVVALVKLLVSLNYSVLITSHTHSAVDNILLRLKDSEVDFLRLGSYVRVHDSLKNYCEDHVLEKHNFKTVEDLENFYNKKQVIAVTCMGCSHVVFRKRRFDYCIVDEATQVLQPSVIKPLFCSKKFVLIGDPDQLPPVVQSKKASLLGLSESLFKKLDRSPVTSVLNLQYRMNSQIMQLANSFAYENALECANELVSSATIVSNPSKINSQVPDWMKLVLSNNLDHSIILLDTSNMKTASPISEYSNQNEADITFSIVHNLNEVFDKNHDVGIIAPFREQVKLLRNMAPAECPIEINTVDQYQGRDKDVIIYSCTKASSAADVGILSDKRRLTVAITRAKRKLILIANVTVLRTYAVFDELFSFIPKTNIVQVTGM; from the exons ATGAGCTCGGGAAAATCAAAAGCG AAACTATCAAAACAGTGCGATACGAACAGACAGACATCCATTCGAAGTTTCTTCTCAAGTAATTTTCGAAAGACGATCGCCGCCGAAAGTAATTCAAGAAACGCTCCTTTATCGAAAC TAGGGAAAGCAGTCATCgaaaagaaatatgaaaaacagGCTTTGCTGGAAAATGAAGTAACtgcatgtaaaaaaaatactgaaaacagCAGACCAGTTTTATCGACCAACTACAACTGTGTTAGCAGTGGATCATCGTTCGATAAATCTCAATCTTGCGTCAGCGctagtgaaaaaagaaaatacgaaACCGACGACGTTCTTGCCGATTTACTGGgtgaattggaaaattcatcgcCGGAAGACTACAATTATTTACAATCGCTcgctccttcaaaaaaaattgttaatacTCCGCGAAAGAGTGAAACTGAACTGGACACAAAACGTCCGAAACTATCTCcttctttattgaaaaatgaaatcgctGAAATCACGAACGGTACGAATTCCAGAAACGAACCGTTGCGCGTTAAGGTGAAAGTGAACAAACGTCGTGAAAGTAACAAAATTCCGCCGGCAAATTCGCCTGCGATGAAAAAATCCTCGGAGCAAAGTCATTCTGATTCAGAAGTTCCAAAATGTCTAGTCGATATAGAAAATTTGGCTGATTTATTAAACAGCGATTGTGACGATTGGTTAGCTTCGACTTG CGATTTGAACCTGAACGAATGGACATACTGCAAAGTAAATTCTGTTCAGTATTCCGCTATTGGTTTGACCCTGACGTTACAAAAAGCCGCCAAACCGTCCGAGACAGTTGGTTCATCAACAACCACTTGCGTGCTGAGAGGATGCTG GTTGGATACCCCGGTTAAGGAAGGGGACGTTGTTTGCGTGAAAGCTCATTTTGATCCGAAAAATAATCACTGGCTGGTTAACAACGAGCGAGGCTTCATCACCGTACATCCGGATGTTTTGATCACAGGCACTGGGATCGTTGGTTCGTTATTTTGTCAAAGACGTTCTGTTCTCAGTTACATTTTTCCCAGCTTCGATCCACCTAACGTCTCCATGATAGTCGGGTCTCTGGTTCACGAGTTGCTGCAAGAG GTTTTAAGAAAAGAAATCCACACATTGGATGGTATACAACAAGTGGTTGACAATCTAGTCAGTTCTAAACGCACCTTATACTCAGCTTACGAATGTGATGTTGCTGTAACAGTTATTAGATCTCAATTAGAAGAATTTTCGcctaaaattttctcatttgtgAATACTTATATGAAGGGATCAAATAGCTC aaacgatTCGAAAACGTGGTCAGGAGAAATTCTACAGATATTGAGCATCGAAGAGAATTTTTGGATTCCGCAGCTGGGAATTAAAGGAAAAACTGATGTCGTTCTAAAAGCtcgaaaaaacgataaaattaag ATTTTACCATTGGAATTAAAAACTGGTCGAGCGAGCAATTCTTCGGAACACAGAGGACAAGTCATACTGTATTTGATCATGATGAGTGAGATCGGCACCGACGTTGACGCTGGATTATTATTCTATCTCAG AGAAAACAAGATAACTGAAATAAATCCTAAACATGCCGAACGAAGCGGACTAATGTGTATGAGAAACGGTTTAGTCAACTACATTGTTACCAACGAAACACCAATCCAGATATCGGAGACCGAATTTAAATTGCCCGATCTACCGGAGCCGATCAATCATCATAATGGTTGCGCTAAATGTCCATATTTAACCGTATGTTCGGCATCTCTTAG TAAGCAACATCGAGaaagtttatcaaaaagtaATCCGTTGAACGAATTGAGCGTTCAAGCATTAACTCATTTGACCGATTCGCACATCCGCTACGTATTTTTCTGGCTCGGTTTGCTCAAACTCGAAGAATGGGAACGAAAGAAAAATCGAACTTTTGATATATCTGATTTGTGGCACGTGAAAGTTGCCGAAAG AGAAGCACGCGGATATTGCGTGAGCAATTTACGCTTGCAAAGCGCCGACGTCCTCGGAAGTAGATTTTTACATAAGATGAGACGAATCTCCAATGATGGGGATGTTAGAGCGCTCAACAATTGCTCCTTAATCGAAGGCGATTACGTAGTTGTTAGCAAAGGACGTAGATACGCCATAGCCAGCGGATACGTTGATACGATAGAAGAAcgagatatatttttgaaacttgacag aatgttgGAAAAAGACGACAAGGAGTGTTACGTAGTGGATAAATATTCCATGTTCGACGGCTTACTAGGATTTAACACTTCTAGCCTACTTCTGCTATTCGAAAATACTGCTCCCGCGTATAATCTTCGATCTGTAATTATAGACTCTGTGATTCCTTCGTTCACTTCTCAAGTGGCTTGTTCTGTTCAAGATCACAGCATCTTGCGTACTTTGAACGAAACTCAGAAAAACGCCATTCTGAATACTTTACGAGCTGACCATTACACGCTCATCAAAGGAATGCCCGGAACTG GCAAAACAGCGACCGTCGTTGCATTAGTTAAATTACTCGTATCGTTGAATTACTCCGTACTGATTACCAGCCATACGCATTCGGCTGTCGACAATATTTTATTGCGTTTGAAAGATAGCGAAGTTGACTTTCTGCGACTTGGGTCCTACGTAAGGGTACACGATTCGCTGAAGAACTACTGCGAAGATCACGTGCTGGAAAAACATAACTTTAAAACTGTTGAAGATTTGGAGAATTTCTACAATAAAAAG CAAGTAATAGCGGTCACTTGTATGGGATGCTCTCACGTGGTATTCAGAAAACGTCGATTCGATTATTGTATCGTAGACGAAGCTACTCAAGTTTTACAACCATCTGTGATAAAACCATTATTCTGtagtaaaaaatttgttctaattGGTGATCCGGATCAACTTCCACCAGTTGTACAGTCGAAAAAAGCTAG TCTTCTAGGTTTAAGCGagagtttatttaaaaaattggacaGATCGCCAGTTACATCTGTCTTGAATCTGCAATATCGAATGAACTCGCAAATAATGCAACTAGCAAATTCGTTCGCATACGAAAACGCGCTAGAATGCGCCAACGAACTTGTTAGCTCAGCTACTATCGTTAGCAATCCGTCCAAAATAAACAGCCAAGTTCCAGACTGGATGAAATTAGTGTTATCGAACAATCTGGATCACTCGATTATCTTATTAGATACGTCCAATATGAAGACAGCTTCTCCGATATCCGAATATTCCAATCAGAACGAAGCTGATATTACTTTTAGTATCGTACACAACTTGAACGAG GTTTTCGATAAGAATCACGATGTCGGTATTATAGCTCCGTTTCGTGAACAAGTAAAACTTCTTCGTAATATGGCTCCAGCGGAGTGTCCTATTGAAATTAACACCGTAGATCAATACCAAGGCAGAGATAAAGACGTGATCATTTATTCCTGCACCAAAGCATCTAGTGCAGCg gatgTTGGAATTCTGAGCGATAAACGACGTCTCACCGTAGCCATCACTCGAGCTaaacgaaaattgattttaatcgcCAATGTTACCGTTCTACGAACTTACGCCGTGTTTGACGAATTATTCAGTTTTATTCCGAAGACAAACATCGTTCAAGTTACTGGCATGtag
- the LOC135833882 gene encoding basic salivary proline-rich protein 3-like isoform X2, protein MEMREGFMRPPRNRGGLMWPLVPLRGRNVMGMERMRLPPLRPGIMRGGPPVPPFVGRGMTPPHGRPRGMAPVMLPRPPIHPPGPMGPLGPRGMLPRPMLPPRPLGLDGGNSSDAGPIPINGALKEPMKNAKDGNIPKNVSGQGPIQIGNRMPNRNIKVHNRPKGNQNTGQSPLQSMHSAPHHPQPSPIQQNSSMNAPHMPKHVHPIPSQMSGGGLPQQAQSHPMQHQPSLRGGRNGLNPRNRGSAGMGRGALMNIPQMGGGVGNRGNTMMNRGGPPNLGPRSGPPVPPGRGNMMGGLPPPPVPYSSAPPPPPSSYAVPPPVLGSQGPVKRGGPPMGMPPPMPPKRVRYDAPLPANGYGQYQQQPPPPQAAYSSYDVPPPVDMYNNAPPPPLNVSQSQSYSSPDYSYQSGPQNSSYSMNAPYSSYSNDPSYSSYGGGASGYDSSAEYHPASNSQSMGHPGSDPYGYKAAAPVDSYGGYSNTSYPNQGGYDDYSSGYMDNSGYGAPAQAG, encoded by the exons ATGGAAATGCGAGAAGGGTTTATGCGACCACCTCGGAACAGAGGTGGGTTAATGTGGCCGCTTGTTCCGCTAAGAGGACGCAATGTTATGGGTATGGAAAGGATGAGATTACCACCTCTGAG acCTGGAATAATGCGAGGTGGGCCGCCAGTTCCTCCTTTCGTTGGCCGAGGAATGACTCCCCCTCATGGTAGGCCGCGAGGAATGGCTCCAGTCATGTTACCGCGACCTCCTATTCATCCACCTGGACCAATGGGACCACTAGGCCCTAGAGGAATGTTACCTAGACCCATGTTACCTCCTCGGCCTCTTGGACTCGATGGCGGTAATTCGAGCGATGCTGGTCCAATCCCAATCAATGGTGCTTTGAAAGAACCAATGAAGAATGCCAAAGATGGAAATATTCCGAAAAATGTCTCTGGGCAAGGACCTATTCAAATAGGTAACCGAATGCCGAATAGAAATATCAAAGTACATAATCGTCCCAAAGGAAATCAAAATACTGGCCAA TCACCGTTACAAAGTATGCATTCTGCACCTCATCATCCGCAACCGTCGCCGATACAGCAGAATTCTTCCATGAATGCGCCTCATATGCCAAAACACGTGCATCCGATTCCATCTCAAATGAGTGGCGGTGGACTTCCTCAACAAGCTCAGTCTCATCCTATGCAACATCAGCCTTCATTACG TGGCGGTAGAAACGGACTGAATCCCAGAAATAGAGGTTCCGCAGGAATGG GTCGCGGCGCCTTGATGAATATTCCTCAAATGGGTGGCGGTGTCGGGAACAGAGGTAACACGATGATGAATCGCGGAGGCCCGCCAAACCTCGGACCTCGAAGTGGTCCGCCAGTACCTCCTGGTCGAGGAAATATGATGGGAGGGCTACCACCTCCTCCAGTGCCATACTCGTCAGCACCTCCGCCTCCTCCTTCGTCGTATGCTGTACCACCTCCGGTACTCGGTTCTCAGGGTCCAGTGAAACGAGGTGGTCCACCGATGGGCATGCCTCCTCCAATGCCGCCGAAACGAGTACGTTACGATGCGCCTTTACCAGCAAACGGCTACGGGCAATACCAGCAGCAGCCGCCACCTCCGCAAGC AGCTTATTCATCGTACGATGTTCCTCCTCCAGTCGATATGTACAACAATGCGCCTCCACCTCCGTTGAATGTATCACAGTCGCAGAGTTACAG CTCCCCCGATTACAGTTATCAGTCGGGTCCGCAGAACAGTTCGTATTCGATGAACGCTCCGTATTCGTCGTATAGTAACGATCCGAGTTATTCTTCATACGGTGGCGGAGCTTCAGGCTACGACTCGTCAGCCGAATATCATCCAGCTTCCAATAGTCAATCAATGGGTCATCCTGGATCGGATCCATACGGTTACAAAGCCG CGGCACCGGTAGATTCGTATGGAGGGTATTCCAACACGAGTTATCCTAATCAAGGCGGTTACGACGATTATTCGTCCGGTTACATGGACAATTCTGGATACGGCGCTCCTGCACAAG CGGGCTGA
- the LOC135833882 gene encoding basic salivary proline-rich protein 3-like isoform X1, with amino-acid sequence MEMREGFMRPPRNRGGLMWPLVPLRGRNVMGMERMRLPPLRPGIMRGGPPVPPFVGRGMTPPHGRPRGMAPVMLPRPPIHPPGPMGPLGPRGMLPRPMLPPRPLGLDGGNSSDAGPIPINGALKEPMKNAKDGNIPKNVSGQGPIQIGNRMPNRNIKVHNRPKGNQNTGQSPLQSMHSAPHHPQPSPIQQNSSMNAPHMPKHVHPIPSQMSGGGLPQQAQSHPMQHQPSLRGGRNGLNPRNRGSAGMGRGALMNIPQMGGGVGNRGNTMMNRGGPPNLGPRSGPPVPPGRGNMMGGLPPPPVPYSSAPPPPPSSYAVPPPVLGSQGPVKRGGPPMGMPPPMPPKRVRYDAPLPANGYGQYQQQPPPPQAAYSSYDVPPPVDMYNNAPPPPLNVSQSQSYSSPDYSYQSGPQNSSYSMNAPYSSYSNDPSYSSYGGGASGYDSSAEYHPASNSQSMGHPGSDPYGYKAAAPVDSYGGYSNTSYPNQGGYDDYSSGYMDNSGYGAPAQDSSYSQSVGTYNNYSY; translated from the exons ATGGAAATGCGAGAAGGGTTTATGCGACCACCTCGGAACAGAGGTGGGTTAATGTGGCCGCTTGTTCCGCTAAGAGGACGCAATGTTATGGGTATGGAAAGGATGAGATTACCACCTCTGAG acCTGGAATAATGCGAGGTGGGCCGCCAGTTCCTCCTTTCGTTGGCCGAGGAATGACTCCCCCTCATGGTAGGCCGCGAGGAATGGCTCCAGTCATGTTACCGCGACCTCCTATTCATCCACCTGGACCAATGGGACCACTAGGCCCTAGAGGAATGTTACCTAGACCCATGTTACCTCCTCGGCCTCTTGGACTCGATGGCGGTAATTCGAGCGATGCTGGTCCAATCCCAATCAATGGTGCTTTGAAAGAACCAATGAAGAATGCCAAAGATGGAAATATTCCGAAAAATGTCTCTGGGCAAGGACCTATTCAAATAGGTAACCGAATGCCGAATAGAAATATCAAAGTACATAATCGTCCCAAAGGAAATCAAAATACTGGCCAA TCACCGTTACAAAGTATGCATTCTGCACCTCATCATCCGCAACCGTCGCCGATACAGCAGAATTCTTCCATGAATGCGCCTCATATGCCAAAACACGTGCATCCGATTCCATCTCAAATGAGTGGCGGTGGACTTCCTCAACAAGCTCAGTCTCATCCTATGCAACATCAGCCTTCATTACG TGGCGGTAGAAACGGACTGAATCCCAGAAATAGAGGTTCCGCAGGAATGG GTCGCGGCGCCTTGATGAATATTCCTCAAATGGGTGGCGGTGTCGGGAACAGAGGTAACACGATGATGAATCGCGGAGGCCCGCCAAACCTCGGACCTCGAAGTGGTCCGCCAGTACCTCCTGGTCGAGGAAATATGATGGGAGGGCTACCACCTCCTCCAGTGCCATACTCGTCAGCACCTCCGCCTCCTCCTTCGTCGTATGCTGTACCACCTCCGGTACTCGGTTCTCAGGGTCCAGTGAAACGAGGTGGTCCACCGATGGGCATGCCTCCTCCAATGCCGCCGAAACGAGTACGTTACGATGCGCCTTTACCAGCAAACGGCTACGGGCAATACCAGCAGCAGCCGCCACCTCCGCAAGC AGCTTATTCATCGTACGATGTTCCTCCTCCAGTCGATATGTACAACAATGCGCCTCCACCTCCGTTGAATGTATCACAGTCGCAGAGTTACAG CTCCCCCGATTACAGTTATCAGTCGGGTCCGCAGAACAGTTCGTATTCGATGAACGCTCCGTATTCGTCGTATAGTAACGATCCGAGTTATTCTTCATACGGTGGCGGAGCTTCAGGCTACGACTCGTCAGCCGAATATCATCCAGCTTCCAATAGTCAATCAATGGGTCATCCTGGATCGGATCCATACGGTTACAAAGCCG CGGCACCGGTAGATTCGTATGGAGGGTATTCCAACACGAGTTATCCTAATCAAGGCGGTTACGACGATTATTCGTCCGGTTACATGGACAATTCTGGATACGGCGCTCCTGCACAAG ATTCAAGTTACAGTCAGTCAGTAGGAACATACAATAATTATTCGTATTAA